From a single Collimonas pratensis genomic region:
- a CDS encoding NAD-dependent epimerase/dehydratase family protein: MKKVLVIGANGQIGTELATALVKLHGAKQVVTSDIQQAGKHPELAYETLDVTDAKRLAEVVSRHDIGEIYHLAAALSAKGEEHPEWAWNLNMTGLLNVLEVARQAKLSKVFWPSSIAAFGPSTPRDNAPQIGPMDPKTVYGISKLAGEHWCTWYAEKYGMDIRSLRYPGLISYSAEPGGGTTDYAIQALFSAADGSAFTSFLGEESTLPMMYMDDAVRATIELMSAPKENLKTAGSYNLAAWSFSPRELVAIIQQRVPTFQAAYKPDFRQGIADAWPRSIDDSNARAEWAWRPAYSLSEMVDDMLTHLAGRRAVSQEKQVA; the protein is encoded by the coding sequence ATGAAAAAAGTATTGGTAATCGGTGCAAACGGACAGATCGGCACCGAACTGGCGACGGCGCTCGTCAAACTGCATGGCGCCAAGCAGGTTGTCACTAGCGATATACAGCAGGCCGGCAAGCATCCGGAACTGGCTTATGAAACCCTGGACGTCACGGATGCGAAGCGTCTGGCCGAGGTGGTCAGCCGGCATGATATCGGTGAAATCTATCACCTGGCGGCGGCGCTCTCGGCAAAGGGCGAAGAGCATCCGGAGTGGGCCTGGAACCTCAATATGACGGGCTTGCTGAACGTGCTGGAAGTGGCGCGCCAGGCCAAGCTGTCGAAGGTGTTCTGGCCTAGCTCGATTGCCGCATTCGGCCCGTCGACCCCGCGCGACAATGCGCCGCAGATCGGCCCTATGGACCCGAAGACTGTCTACGGCATCTCGAAGCTGGCCGGCGAACACTGGTGCACCTGGTATGCGGAAAAGTACGGCATGGATATCCGCAGCCTGCGTTATCCAGGGCTGATCAGCTACTCGGCGGAACCCGGAGGCGGCACCACCGACTACGCCATCCAGGCGCTGTTCTCCGCGGCTGACGGCAGCGCCTTCACCAGTTTCCTGGGCGAGGAAAGCACATTGCCGATGATGTACATGGACGATGCCGTGCGCGCTACCATCGAACTGATGAGCGCGCCGAAAGAGAATCTCAAGACGGCCGGTTCATACAATCTGGCGGCGTGGAGCTTTTCGCCGCGCGAGCTGGTAGCCATCATCCAGCAGCGCGTGCCAACTTTCCAGGCGGCTTACAAACCGGACTTCCGCCAGGGAATCGCCGATGCATGGCCGCGTTCGATTGACGATTCCAATGCAAGGGCAGAGTGGGCATGGCGTCCTGCATACAGCTTGAGCGAGATGGTTGACGACATGTTGACGCATCTGGCCGGGCGCAGAGCGGTCAGCCAGGAAAAGCAGGTTGCCTGA
- the kbl gene encoding glycine C-acetyltransferase: protein MTSSVTQEDTQNHGAPQFYSHLRDELSAIEAAGLLKTERLILGPQGGKISTDNGELINLCANNYLGLSSHPTLIKAAHDALDSHGFGLSSVRFICGTQDIHRQLEQRLSAFLGTEDCILYAAAFDANGGLFEPLLGEQDAIISDALNHASIIDGVRLCKAKRYRYAHNDMEDLERCLKQAKADNARFSMVFTDGVFSMDGTVAQLDVIRQLCDKYGALLGVDDCHATGFMGAKGRGTHEARGIFGKVDVITGTLGKALGGASGGFTAGRREVVDLLRQRSRPYLFSNTLMPAIVGASIAALDLLEASTELRDRLERNTVYFRKAITEAGFDIKPGTHPIVPLMVYDAVVAQKLSRRLYELGVYAVGFFYPVVPQGQARIRVQMSAVHDEATLQRAVGIFRQAGEELGLVKN from the coding sequence ATGACATCATCAGTGACGCAAGAAGATACCCAAAACCATGGCGCTCCGCAGTTCTACAGCCACCTGCGCGACGAACTGAGCGCCATCGAAGCTGCTGGCCTGCTGAAGACGGAGCGCCTGATCCTTGGCCCGCAGGGCGGCAAGATCAGCACCGACAACGGCGAGCTGATCAATCTGTGCGCCAACAACTACCTGGGCCTGTCTTCCCATCCGACCTTGATCAAGGCCGCCCACGACGCCCTCGATTCGCACGGTTTCGGCCTTAGCTCGGTGCGCTTCATCTGCGGCACGCAGGATATCCACCGCCAGCTGGAGCAGCGCCTGTCCGCCTTCCTCGGTACCGAGGATTGCATCCTGTATGCGGCAGCTTTCGATGCCAACGGCGGCTTGTTCGAGCCTTTGCTGGGTGAGCAGGACGCGATCATCAGCGATGCCCTCAACCATGCGTCGATCATCGACGGCGTGCGCTTGTGCAAGGCAAAGCGCTATCGCTATGCACATAACGACATGGAAGACCTGGAACGCTGCCTGAAGCAGGCCAAGGCTGACAATGCCCGTTTTTCAATGGTGTTTACCGATGGCGTGTTTTCGATGGACGGTACGGTGGCGCAGCTGGATGTGATTCGTCAGTTGTGCGACAAGTACGGCGCGCTGCTGGGCGTCGATGATTGCCACGCCACCGGTTTCATGGGCGCCAAAGGGCGCGGCACGCACGAAGCGCGCGGCATCTTCGGCAAGGTCGACGTCATCACCGGCACGCTGGGCAAGGCTCTGGGCGGCGCCAGCGGCGGCTTCACAGCCGGCCGGCGCGAGGTGGTCGACCTGCTGCGGCAACGTTCGCGGCCTTATCTGTTCTCGAATACCTTGATGCCGGCGATTGTCGGCGCCTCGATTGCGGCGCTCGATCTGCTGGAAGCATCGACCGAATTGCGCGACCGCCTGGAACGCAATACCGTCTACTTCCGCAAGGCGATCACCGAAGCCGGCTTTGACATCAAGCCAGGCACCCATCCGATCGTTCCACTGATGGTGTACGACGCCGTCGTCGCGCAAAAGCTGTCGCGCCGCCTGTATGAACTCGGCGTGTATGCGGTCGGCTTCTTCTATCCGGTGGTGCCGCAAGGGCAGGCGCGGATCCGGGTGCAGATGTCGGCGGTCCACGATGAAGCGACCTTGCAGCGCGCAGTGGGCATTTTCCGGCAAGCCGGCGAAGAGCTCGGCCTGGTAAAGAACTGA
- a CDS encoding helix-turn-helix domain-containing protein: MADKMLDDAPPKVGDTLVRLRQADGLSLDALSKRAGVSKSMLSQIERNQANPTVAVVWRLANALGVPISLLVDGNQVVPASIETVASHATPSLRSRDGHCELRILGPIELAGQFEWYELSLQPGGCLDSEAHEPASREHLTVLSGSLEVQSGSNLSKIKVGETARYAADRPHYIKNVGKSTATALLVVIHNGP; the protein is encoded by the coding sequence ATGGCAGATAAGATGCTGGACGATGCGCCGCCAAAAGTCGGCGACACCCTGGTCAGGCTGCGCCAGGCCGATGGCCTGTCGCTCGACGCCCTGTCCAAACGCGCCGGCGTGTCGAAATCGATGTTGTCGCAGATCGAGCGCAACCAGGCCAATCCGACGGTGGCCGTGGTGTGGCGCCTGGCCAACGCACTGGGCGTGCCGATCTCTTTGTTGGTGGATGGCAACCAGGTAGTGCCGGCTTCGATTGAAACCGTGGCTAGCCACGCCACACCCTCGTTGCGTTCCCGGGACGGTCATTGCGAGCTGCGCATCCTGGGCCCAATCGAGCTGGCCGGCCAGTTCGAGTGGTATGAACTGTCGCTGCAACCGGGCGGCTGCCTCGATTCGGAGGCGCATGAGCCGGCGTCGCGCGAACACTTGACCGTCCTGTCGGGTAGTTTGGAAGTCCAGAGCGGCAGCAACCTGAGCAAAATCAAGGTTGGCGAAACGGCAAGATATGCCGCCGACCGCCCCCATTACATCAAGAATGTCGGCAAAAGCACCGCTACGGCTTTGCTGGTCGTGATCCATAACGGACCCTGA
- a CDS encoding glycine zipper 2TM domain-containing protein — MKNLIIVAALVALGGCAVTPNSANVYSSRQAQGEQSVRMAVVDSVRPVTIDKNHGGNGAGTLAGGALGAVAAGSTIGKGNGSLAAGVVGAVLGGIVGNQVENNLNQRPGLEITVRLDNGELRAITQDADEPFRVGERVRLLSSGGVTRVTH; from the coding sequence ATGAAGAATCTGATTATTGTCGCCGCCTTGGTGGCCTTGGGCGGTTGCGCCGTGACCCCGAATTCTGCCAATGTGTATAGCAGCCGCCAGGCGCAGGGCGAACAATCGGTGCGCATGGCTGTAGTGGATTCGGTACGGCCGGTGACGATTGACAAGAACCACGGCGGCAACGGCGCCGGCACCCTGGCTGGCGGCGCGCTCGGCGCGGTGGCAGCCGGTTCGACCATCGGCAAGGGTAATGGCTCGCTGGCAGCCGGCGTGGTCGGCGCCGTACTCGGCGGCATCGTCGGCAATCAAGTGGAAAACAACCTGAACCAGCGCCCTGGCCTGGAAATTACCGTACGCCTGGACAACGGTGAACTGCGCGCGATTACCCAGGATGCTGATGAGCCGTTCAGAGTCGGCGAACGTGTGCGCCTGCTGTCGTCCGGCGGCGTTACCCGCGTCACGCATTAA
- a CDS encoding SDR family oxidoreductase, with translation MSKPVMIVTGGSRGIGAATALLAAERGYAVCVNYLHNRSAAEAVVAAICGAGGEALALAGDVAVEADVMALFQSVDSQLGKVTALVNNAGILERQMRVEEMDVARLQRVLNTNVIGSFLCAREAVRRMSTRFGGSGGAIVNLSSMAAKLGGPGEYVDYAASKGAIDAMTVGLAKEVADQGIRVNAVRPGVIYTEIHASGGEPGRVERVKDSVPMRRGGSAEEVACAVLWLLSEEASYCTGTFIDVSGGR, from the coding sequence ATGTCGAAACCAGTCATGATCGTCACCGGCGGCAGCCGCGGCATCGGTGCCGCCACGGCGTTGCTGGCTGCTGAGCGCGGCTACGCCGTGTGCGTCAACTACCTGCACAACCGCAGCGCCGCCGAGGCGGTGGTGGCTGCCATTTGCGGTGCCGGCGGCGAAGCGCTGGCGCTAGCCGGCGACGTCGCTGTCGAAGCGGACGTGATGGCTTTGTTCCAAAGCGTTGACAGCCAGTTGGGCAAAGTAACGGCGTTGGTGAACAATGCCGGCATTCTGGAGCGCCAGATGCGGGTGGAAGAAATGGATGTAGCGCGTTTGCAGCGTGTGCTGAACACCAATGTCATCGGCAGTTTTCTGTGCGCGCGGGAAGCGGTGCGGCGCATGTCGACCCGCTTCGGCGGCTCGGGCGGCGCCATCGTCAACCTGTCGTCGATGGCGGCTAAACTGGGCGGTCCGGGCGAGTATGTCGATTACGCCGCTTCCAAGGGCGCGATCGATGCCATGACCGTCGGCCTGGCCAAGGAAGTAGCTGACCAGGGTATCCGCGTCAATGCCGTTCGCCCGGGCGTCATTTACACGGAGATACACGCCAGCGGCGGCGAGCCGGGCCGGGTTGAGCGCGTCAAGGACAGCGTGCCGATGCGGCGCGGTGGCAGCGCCGAGGAGGTCGCCTGCGCGGTGCTATGGCTGTTGTCGGAGGAAGCCTCGTATTGCACCGGCACATTCATCGACGTCTCGGGCGGTCGTTGA
- a CDS encoding DNA-deoxyinosine glycosylase: MNRKRSFPAVVDPQVHTLILGSLPGVLSLAHSQYYAHPQNRFWKLLAEIIGIDLPALPYAERLPLLLAHGFGLWDVVAEARRDGSLDSNIRDHVHNDLTSLIATLPQLHTIAFNGGTAAKLGLKALGEHAGRYRIVLLPSSSPAYTRPYAEKLAAWITLQER, from the coding sequence ATGAATCGCAAACGCAGTTTTCCAGCGGTCGTCGATCCGCAAGTCCACACGCTGATCCTCGGCAGCCTGCCCGGCGTCCTGTCGCTGGCGCACAGCCAGTATTACGCTCATCCGCAAAACCGCTTCTGGAAACTGCTGGCGGAAATCATCGGTATCGATTTGCCGGCCCTGCCTTACGCAGAGCGGCTGCCGCTGCTGCTGGCGCATGGCTTCGGGCTGTGGGACGTGGTGGCCGAGGCACGCCGCGACGGCAGCCTGGACAGCAATATCCGCGATCATGTGCATAACGACCTGACCAGCCTGATTGCCACGCTGCCGCAATTGCACACCATCGCCTTCAACGGCGGCACTGCCGCCAAGCTAGGATTAAAGGCATTGGGCGAACACGCCGGCCGCTACCGCATCGTCCTGCTGCCCTCCAGCAGCCCGGCCTACACCCGCCCCTACGCGGAAAAGCTGGCGGCCTGGATCACGCTGCAAGAGCGCTGA
- a CDS encoding spermidine synthase — MLIKRKSIEADANRMEGPRKRTAVAKKDAPKPPRKPKFAPVTLSEQDGVRYLHFGTEWVQGAMRLRKPDWPELEYAQQMMAWMLFNPAPQHIVQLGLGTAALTKFSYRQFPEARVTAIELNPSVLAICASMFKLPPEDERLSVVEMDAMDFVLDPLNHDSIDALQVDLYDATARGPVLDTPEFYSACAACLKDDGIMTVNLFGDHPSYAKNLKAMMFAFDDVWCLPEVHEGNVIAIAFKQAPPVDFSAWYERAAEITAATKLPAKSWVNGLKAWHSPQ, encoded by the coding sequence ATGCTGATCAAACGCAAATCCATAGAAGCCGACGCCAACCGCATGGAAGGCCCGCGCAAGCGCACCGCCGTTGCAAAAAAAGACGCTCCCAAGCCGCCCCGCAAGCCGAAGTTCGCACCCGTCACCTTATCGGAGCAGGATGGCGTGCGCTATCTGCATTTCGGCACCGAATGGGTACAAGGCGCCATGCGCTTGCGCAAGCCGGATTGGCCGGAGCTGGAATACGCCCAGCAAATGATGGCCTGGATGCTGTTCAATCCGGCGCCTCAGCATATCGTCCAGCTGGGCCTTGGCACCGCGGCGCTGACCAAGTTCAGCTATCGCCAGTTTCCCGAGGCGCGGGTGACCGCGATTGAGCTGAATCCGTCGGTACTGGCGATCTGCGCCTCCATGTTCAAGCTGCCGCCGGAAGACGAACGGCTGTCGGTGGTCGAAATGGACGCCATGGATTTCGTCCTCGATCCGCTCAACCACGACAGCATCGATGCCTTGCAGGTCGACCTGTACGACGCCACCGCGCGCGGCCCGGTGCTGGATACGCCGGAGTTCTACAGTGCTTGCGCGGCTTGCCTGAAGGACGACGGCATCATGACCGTCAACCTGTTCGGCGATCATCCCAGCTATGCCAAGAACCTGAAGGCCATGATGTTCGCCTTCGACGATGTCTGGTGCCTGCCTGAGGTCCACGAGGGCAACGTGATTGCGATCGCTTTCAAGCAGGCGCCGCCGGTTGACTTCAGCGCCTGGTACGAACGCGCGGCGGAAATTACCGCAGCTACCAAGCTGCCCGCCAAATCCTGGGTCAACGGCCTCAAGGCCTGGCATTCGCCGCAGTAA
- a CDS encoding GspE/PulE family protein, producing MNNASPKTLDLQQIFTWLLNDGTVDKNEVKAFYTQAQGIFRNAAIAIHPLSAVAQCKRQSALPPHRVLTLEWLTEWLARQVQLPFYRIDPLKIDFAKVADVMSASYATRFNILPVELSATDLVIATAEPFRTEWLAEIAKISRRNIRLVIANPLDITQYITQFFTLAKSIKSAHKSGGQDLALRNNFEQLVELGKTNKQVDANDQHIVNIVDWLWQYAFEQRASDIHMEPKRDFSAIRFRIDGVLHQVYQVPAVVMIAMTARIKLLGRMDVIEKRRPQDGRIKTRTAGGQEIELRLSTLPTAFGEKLVMRIFDPDVVVKTLPELGFPHDDALRWDTLTKRPHGIILVTGPTGSGKTTTLYTTLKALATSEVNVCSVEDPIEMVEASFNQMQVNHGIDLTFADGVRALMRQDPDIIMVGEIRDLETAEMAIQAALTGHLVLSTLHTNDAPSAVMRLLELGVPYYLLETTLIGIMAQRLVRTLCTHCKSADGQVADEVWAQLVENWNLPKPAAVYHPVGCPECRQTGYRGRTGLYELLTITQPFSKMIQAETDIHALKKQSIADGMKPLRLAGALKVLEGVTTVEEVLKVTSALT from the coding sequence ATGAACAATGCATCGCCCAAAACACTCGACCTGCAGCAGATCTTTACCTGGCTGCTGAACGACGGCACGGTCGACAAGAATGAGGTCAAGGCTTTCTACACCCAGGCGCAGGGGATATTCCGCAACGCTGCTATTGCCATCCACCCGCTTAGCGCGGTGGCCCAGTGCAAGCGGCAGTCGGCGTTGCCGCCGCACCGGGTGCTGACGCTGGAATGGTTGACCGAATGGCTGGCGCGCCAGGTCCAGCTGCCCTTCTACCGGATCGACCCGCTCAAGATCGATTTTGCGAAAGTCGCCGACGTCATGTCGGCCAGCTACGCTACCCGTTTCAATATCTTGCCGGTCGAGCTGAGCGCCACCGACCTGGTGATCGCCACCGCCGAGCCGTTCCGCACCGAATGGCTAGCCGAAATCGCCAAGATCAGCCGCCGCAACATCCGCCTGGTGATCGCCAATCCGCTCGATATCACGCAATACATCACGCAGTTCTTCACGCTGGCGAAATCGATCAAGAGCGCGCACAAATCTGGCGGCCAGGACCTGGCGCTGCGCAACAATTTCGAGCAGCTGGTCGAGCTTGGCAAAACCAACAAGCAGGTCGACGCCAACGACCAGCATATCGTCAACATCGTCGACTGGCTGTGGCAATACGCGTTTGAACAGCGCGCCTCGGACATCCACATGGAACCGAAGCGCGATTTCAGCGCGATCCGTTTCCGCATCGACGGCGTCCTGCACCAAGTGTATCAGGTGCCGGCGGTGGTCATGATCGCCATGACGGCGCGCATCAAGCTGCTGGGACGGATGGACGTGATCGAAAAGCGCCGGCCGCAGGACGGACGCATCAAGACCCGCACCGCCGGCGGCCAGGAAATCGAGCTGCGCCTGTCGACCTTGCCGACGGCCTTCGGCGAGAAGCTGGTGATGCGGATTTTCGATCCGGACGTGGTGGTCAAGACCTTGCCCGAGCTGGGATTTCCGCACGACGACGCCCTGCGCTGGGACACGCTGACCAAGCGCCCGCACGGCATCATCCTGGTGACCGGCCCGACCGGCTCCGGCAAGACCACCACGCTGTACACTACGCTGAAAGCGCTTGCCACTTCCGAAGTGAACGTCTGCTCGGTCGAAGATCCGATAGAAATGGTGGAAGCATCGTTCAACCAGATGCAGGTCAACCATGGCATCGACCTGACCTTTGCCGACGGCGTACGCGCTCTGATGCGGCAGGATCCGGACATCATCATGGTCGGCGAAATCCGCGACCTGGAAACCGCGGAAATGGCAATCCAGGCCGCACTCACCGGCCATCTGGTGCTCTCTACCCTGCACACCAACGATGCGCCCTCGGCGGTGATGCGCCTGCTGGAGCTGGGTGTGCCTTACTATCTGCTGGAAACCACGCTGATCGGCATCATGGCGCAACGCCTGGTGCGTACGCTGTGCACCCATTGCAAGAGCGCCGACGGACAGGTCGCCGACGAAGTCTGGGCACAGCTGGTAGAAAATTGGAACCTGCCCAAGCCGGCCGCCGTCTACCATCCGGTCGGCTGCCCCGAGTGCCGCCAGACCGGCTACCGCGGCCGTACCGGTTTATATGAACTGCTGACCATCACCCAGCCCTTCTCCAAGATGATCCAGGCGGAAACCGACATCCACGCACTGAAAAAGCAAAGCATCGCCGACGGCATGAAACCTTTGCGGCTGGCCGGCGCGCTGAAAGTGCTGGAAGGCGTCACCACCGTGGAAGAAGTCTTGAAGGTCACTTCGGCGTTGACCTGA
- a CDS encoding substrate-binding domain-containing protein, which produces MKFTNFNFVTVALVFGFISSAFAQEDPTLFLNRANAKIAKAMAFKNSWDGPTSGPKISAQKKLIVVIASNLKNNSVLRVSKGVQEAAAVAGWEVFVIDCWGVDNKHAEAFSRALALKPSGIVLAGIDANEQPKEMNAANAQNVPVVGWHASTRVGPSDGLFSNVTADPKEEALIASLLGVVDSNGKAGVVVFTDPASLYSQAKSNEVVAVIKQCRTCSLLSVEALPIATSPDKLPALLATLQQRFGKKWTHIIGVNDSYLDLLATPASMSLLANNKIQALSAGEGSETAYQRIRSKNLQIATVPEPFGQQGWQIIDELNRAFAGEKASAYTTPAYLVTEQNIAFHGGDKNTFEPNNGYRAEYKKIWGK; this is translated from the coding sequence ATGAAATTTACAAATTTTAATTTTGTAACGGTAGCACTTGTCTTCGGCTTTATCAGTTCAGCATTCGCACAGGAAGATCCGACCTTGTTCTTGAATCGGGCCAACGCCAAGATCGCCAAGGCGATGGCTTTCAAGAACAGCTGGGACGGCCCCACCAGCGGCCCTAAAATCTCGGCGCAAAAAAAACTCATCGTCGTCATCGCTTCCAATCTCAAAAACAATAGTGTCCTGCGGGTTTCCAAGGGCGTGCAGGAAGCCGCCGCGGTCGCCGGCTGGGAAGTGTTCGTAATCGATTGCTGGGGCGTGGACAACAAGCACGCAGAAGCCTTCAGCCGCGCGCTGGCATTGAAGCCAAGCGGCATTGTGCTAGCCGGTATCGACGCCAACGAACAGCCGAAGGAAATGAACGCTGCCAATGCCCAGAATGTCCCGGTAGTCGGCTGGCATGCATCGACCCGGGTCGGTCCGAGCGACGGTCTGTTTTCCAACGTCACTGCTGATCCGAAAGAAGAAGCCCTGATCGCCAGCCTGCTGGGCGTGGTCGATTCCAACGGCAAGGCCGGCGTGGTGGTGTTCACCGATCCGGCCAGCCTGTATTCGCAAGCGAAGTCGAACGAAGTGGTGGCCGTGATCAAGCAGTGCCGAACTTGCAGCCTGCTCAGCGTCGAGGCCTTGCCTATCGCCACCTCGCCTGACAAGCTGCCAGCCTTGCTGGCGACGCTGCAGCAGCGCTTCGGCAAGAAATGGACGCATATCATCGGCGTCAACGACAGCTATCTCGACCTGCTGGCGACGCCGGCCTCGATGAGCCTGCTCGCCAACAACAAGATCCAGGCACTATCGGCCGGCGAAGGTTCTGAAACGGCCTATCAGCGGATTCGCAGCAAGAACCTGCAGATCGCCACCGTGCCGGAACCTTTCGGCCAGCAAGGGTGGCAGATCATCGACGAGCTCAATCGCGCATTTGCCGGCGAAAAAGCCAGCGCCTACACCACGCCGGCCTATCTGGTGACGGAGCAGAACATCGCCTTTCACGGTGGCGACAAGAATACCTTTGAGCCGAATAACGGTTACCGCGCCGAGTACAAAAAAATCTGGGGCAAATGA
- a CDS encoding 6-phosphofructokinase: MQAKRILIAQGGGPTAVINQSLVGVVLAARGIRDVELVYGARNGVRGIVNEDFLDLAQETSYNLELVANTPSSALGSTRDKPDLKYCQEIIQVLQAHQINHFFYIGGNDSSDTLRILSLEAEKLAFPLRCIHIPKTIDNDLVGNDHTPGFPSAARFVAQAFAGANLDNAALPGVYVGVVMGRHAGFLTAASALARKFSDDGPHLIYLPERSFVLEKFLADVKEVYQRLGRCVIAVSEGIHDASGTPIASLLTETVEHDAHGNVQLSGNGALADLLCEEIKTKLNIKRVRGDTFGYLQRSFAGCVSDVDQREAREVGEKALQFAVQKERNGTVAIKRNGDYAVNYELLALDVVAGKTRVMEDELIAASGTDVSPAFHQYLRPLLGAGMPDGFRLRAEAVAKIRNKAG, from the coding sequence ATGCAAGCGAAAAGAATCCTTATTGCGCAAGGCGGCGGCCCCACCGCGGTGATCAACCAGTCTCTGGTCGGCGTGGTGCTGGCGGCGCGCGGCATACGCGATGTCGAGCTGGTCTACGGCGCCCGCAATGGCGTGCGCGGCATCGTCAATGAAGACTTTCTCGACCTGGCGCAGGAAACCAGCTACAACCTCGAGCTGGTGGCAAACACCCCCTCCTCTGCACTGGGATCTACCCGCGACAAACCCGATCTCAAATATTGCCAGGAGATCATCCAGGTATTGCAGGCGCACCAGATCAACCATTTCTTTTATATCGGCGGCAACGACTCTTCCGATACGCTGCGCATTCTCAGCCTGGAAGCAGAAAAACTGGCTTTCCCGCTGCGCTGCATCCACATTCCCAAGACCATCGACAACGACCTGGTAGGCAACGACCACACTCCAGGATTTCCATCCGCCGCGCGCTTCGTGGCGCAGGCCTTTGCCGGCGCCAACCTGGACAATGCCGCCCTGCCCGGCGTCTATGTCGGCGTGGTGATGGGACGCCATGCCGGCTTCCTGACGGCAGCCTCGGCGCTGGCCAGGAAATTCTCCGACGACGGCCCGCACCTGATTTATCTGCCCGAGCGCAGCTTCGTGCTGGAAAAATTCCTGGCCGATGTGAAGGAAGTCTATCAGCGCCTGGGCCGCTGCGTGATCGCCGTATCGGAAGGCATACACGATGCGTCCGGCACGCCGATCGCCAGCCTGCTGACCGAGACGGTGGAGCACGATGCGCACGGCAATGTGCAGTTGTCGGGCAACGGTGCGCTGGCCGACCTGTTGTGCGAAGAAATCAAGACTAAGCTGAACATCAAGCGCGTGCGCGGCGATACCTTTGGCTACTTACAGCGCTCGTTTGCCGGTTGCGTTTCGGATGTGGACCAGCGCGAAGCCCGCGAAGTGGGCGAGAAGGCGCTGCAGTTCGCCGTGCAAAAAGAACGTAACGGCACCGTCGCCATCAAGCGCAACGGCGACTATGCAGTCAATTATGAATTGCTGGCGCTGGATGTAGTGGCAGGCAAGACCCGCGTCATGGAAGACGAGCTGATCGCTGCCAGCGGCACCGACGTCAGCCCCGCCTTCCATCAGTACCTGCGGCCCTTGCTGGGAGCCGGCATGCCGGACGGTTTCCGCCTGCGCGCCGAAGCGGTCGCCAAGATACGCAACAAGGCCGGCTGA
- a CDS encoding class I fructose-bisphosphate aldolase encodes MDINELKSVARAIVADQKGILAADESGPTIKKRFDAIKLECSEENRRRYREILFTTMGAERYLGGVILYDETLRQNSTEGIPFAELLNSRGILPGIKVDSGAKSLALHAGEKITEGLDGLRERLQEYRQLGAKFAKWRGVIEIDAAALPSSYAIRANAHALARYAALCQEAGIVPIVEPEVLMDGAHDLQRCEAVSAQVLEAVFEELAAHGVALEGMLLKPNMVIAGMKSPQQADIGQVAAATMRCLARHVPPAVPGIVFLSGGQSAEDATAHLSAMNQLGPFPWQVSFSYGRALQAPVLDNWQGLEQNVAEAQKIFLRRCQLNSLACAGKYDSGMEGAA; translated from the coding sequence ATGGATATCAATGAACTGAAATCGGTTGCTCGCGCCATCGTGGCGGATCAGAAAGGCATTCTCGCGGCGGATGAAAGCGGGCCGACGATCAAGAAGCGCTTTGATGCAATCAAGCTCGAATGCAGCGAAGAAAACCGCCGCCGCTATCGCGAAATCCTGTTCACTACCATGGGCGCTGAACGCTATCTGGGTGGTGTCATCCTTTACGATGAAACCCTGCGCCAGAACAGTACCGAAGGGATCCCCTTCGCCGAGCTGCTGAACAGTCGCGGGATTCTCCCTGGCATCAAGGTTGACAGCGGCGCCAAGTCGCTGGCGTTGCATGCCGGAGAAAAAATCACCGAGGGACTGGATGGCTTGCGTGAACGCTTGCAAGAGTACCGGCAGCTGGGGGCGAAGTTCGCCAAATGGCGCGGCGTGATAGAGATCGACGCCGCCGCGCTGCCGAGCAGCTATGCGATCCGCGCCAATGCCCATGCCTTGGCGCGTTACGCCGCCTTGTGCCAGGAAGCCGGGATCGTCCCGATCGTCGAGCCGGAGGTATTGATGGATGGCGCCCACGACCTGCAGCGTTGCGAGGCGGTAAGCGCGCAAGTGCTGGAAGCCGTGTTTGAAGAGCTGGCAGCCCACGGCGTGGCGCTGGAAGGCATGCTGCTCAAGCCGAACATGGTCATCGCCGGCATGAAATCGCCGCAGCAGGCCGATATCGGGCAAGTGGCGGCAGCCACCATGCGTTGCCTGGCGCGCCATGTACCGCCGGCCGTGCCTGGCATCGTTTTCCTGTCCGGTGGCCAGAGCGCGGAGGATGCCACTGCGCATCTGAGCGCCATGAACCAGCTCGGCCCGTTTCCCTGGCAAGTCAGTTTTTCCTATGGGCGGGCGCTGCAGGCGCCGGTGCTGGATAACTGGCAAGGGCTAGAGCAGAACGTCGCGGAAGCGCAAAAGATTTTCCTGCGCCGCTGCCAGCTGAACAGCCTGGCATGCGCCGGGAAATACGATAGCGGCATGGAGGGCGCCGCTTAG
- a CDS encoding glycine zipper 2TM domain-containing protein produces MKTTQKLAVSAITLIMALGLSACDGMSRRGTDTAVGAGIGAVGGAVLTNGSALGTVGGAAVGGIIGNQAGKH; encoded by the coding sequence ATGAAAACGACTCAAAAACTGGCAGTCAGTGCGATTACCCTGATCATGGCACTTGGCCTGAGCGCATGCGACGGCATGTCGCGGCGCGGTACAGACACAGCCGTCGGCGCCGGCATAGGCGCAGTCGGCGGCGCAGTGCTGACTAACGGCAGCGCCCTGGGCACCGTAGGCGGTGCAGCGGTTGGCGGCATCATCGGTAACCAGGCCGGCAAGCATTAA